AACGAACATTATTAATTGAACCATTTCGTAATAACGACCAAAAGTAGTTATTCTCATCCAATAAATAGGGCTTATTCTAAAGCACAAACCAACCCACTTGTTTCTTTCTTGTCTGTTTTCTTTGAATGCCTCTTATTCAGTCTGTGGCCACAATAGTTGATCAGAAATAGATTTTACGTCAATTTTCCGGCATGATTTTCCGGCCATTGATACAGCTTCCTGCTACTTCTGTGATCATTGCTTTCTTCTTACTGTCTTTCCTCGTGATCGGTGTTTTCTTCTCAACTCACTTCCATGATTTCTCTGTAAGTCTATCTCCCCCCCTCTCCCTTATTTCAGTATGTTTCGCAATTTTGTGTTTTCACGGTTGGTATAAGGGAAATGATATATGCAACTCTAAGCACAAGTCGGGATGTTTGTAATAACATTAACATGTTCATATATGTTTTAACTCATGCAAGCTCAAACACTTTAAACTGAGATTAAAACTCTGTTCAAGTTTAGCTTCTTTAGTAGTTATTGTGTGTTTGCTAAGTGTATCTTGTTGAAGTTTTTTtagctgaactgaattgaatgaaACTGAACTGAAAGAAATTGAAACGTCCAAAAGAACAAGCCTATAAGTGACGTTACATAAACTGTGACTCTAAGATAAACATAAACTAGAGATGATCAAAATTCAAGCCATCTCGGGCTTTAACTCACAAGTTTGATAACGGATTTTCTGTCCAAAAGGGGTTCTTTCGGGCTTTCGGGCCGGATTCGGGTTTTGATCTAAAAAAATGTGTATTTAAAGCTGCCCAAATCTGTACCTTTTTGGGCCAACGGGCTGGACTATAGTTGATCAGGTGTAACATAAAATAAATCTCAATTTGTCCAATGTAACTAGACATTTTCCCACCCCCTAGTTATTGTTTAGACTTACATTTTGAGGTTTGTAATTGGCATAATCTTGTTCTGTATCAGTAAACTTCTCATGTACTGTTATGGAATAACATTTTCTCTGGTCTTGCTTTTGCTTTCAGTCTATTCTGCAAAGTTCCACCCATCAAAAACATTCAACTCTCACTAACAACACAACCAAAACTCCCTCCAACAACACTCACAGAAAAACAGACATCCCACTTAAATGTTCTGACCATAACAACAACACCACACAAACCTGCCCAGCAAATTACCCTTCaaaacccgacccgaaccctgATACTTCACCACCTCCAACATGCCCCGAATACTTCAGATGGATACACGAAGATCTTCAACCTTGGAAGAAGAACGGTATTACAAGAAGAATGGTGGATAAAGCTCAAAAAACTGCTAATTTCAGACTGGTAATACATAATGGAAAGGCTTATATTGAGAGATACAGTGAATATTGGCAGAAAAACAGAGATGTTTTCACCCTGTGGGGAATTTTGCAGCTGTTAAGGAGGTACCCTGGTAGAGTGCCTGATTTAGAGCTCATGTTTGACTGTGATGATTATCCGAAGATAAAGAAGAGGCCTCGTCGTTGGCCGTTTGATGAAGCTCCTTCTCCGTTGTTTCGTTATTGTGGAGATGATGGTACGAGGGATGTTGTTTTTCCTGACTGGTCTTTCTGGGGATGGTAAGGTTTCAAAATATTTTGTTATATGGTTGTGCTGCTAAGCTACCGTGCTTAGAGATGGTTGTGGGTCGGGCCGGTCTTTGGGCTGAGCCCACGAGCAGTGGCATGGGCCTGGTCCACACTATGCCCACTTGTAAAATATTGTGCCCgatcggccgaaaattatagaaAGCTCCACAAACACAGCACAGGCTCACGGGCCGGGCCGCACACATAATCATAAGTTACTCAATTTAGCGTGTTTTCTCGtgtttttccaacaaaaaaaaaagtgcacCCCAAGCTCATCCCCCTAGCCGTGGCTGAAAATTACAAAAAGCGGCCCAAGAACGACCCAGGCTCACATGCCCTTGTGTCGGGTGGGGCCGGACCGTCGTGTCTAAGTCTAATTTACTCAATATTGCGTGTTTTGTCTTGTCGGGTCGTGCCTtatcgtcaaaaaaaaaaaaagtggctCAAGCCTAGCCCATGACTTCGTACTCGTGCCGGTCCAGGCGGAAAATTACAAAAAAGTGTCCCAACAACGGCTCAGGCCCACGTGCCGTGTCGGGCCGGGGCATTGTGTCTAAGCGTAATTTACTAAAATTAGCATGCTTTGTCATATCAGGCCGTACCATgtgctttttcaaaaaaaaaaatgcggCCCAATCTTGacccacgacttcgtgctcgTGTTGGGCCGTGCCTTTTCTGTCCTCGTGCTGGGCCCGGCCCGATGCCATCTTAATCAATAAAACGATAGCGAATCCATGCTCAACTTTTTCCATGTAGTGCAATgtattatgcaatctaattgtAACATCAAGAACTCCTGAAGCCAGTTTCTTTTGTTGATGTGGGTAGCTAGAAGAGAAGTAGCAATGTTTTATATCCTATTACCTCACATGTAATTACTCACTGCATAATATTTATGTACAGGTCTGATATAAACATAAGACCCTGGGAATTTTTGTCAAAGGATTTAAAAGAAGGCAACAAGAAGGTGAAATTTACAGACAGAGAACCTTATGCATACTGGAAAGGAAATCCCTTAGTTGCTCCACACAGGATGGACCTTCTTAAGTGTAATGTTTCTGACAAAGAGGATTGGAATGCTCGATTGTATGTACAGGTGAAAACATTTTCCCTTTATTCCTTCATTCTTGGATAGCATTTCAGAGTAAGATATCAGTTGATATCAATTCTGCTGTTAAGAGCATGAGAATGTAGGATAACACCCTACTGACATGACCTGGTCACCTTgagcccgacccgacccgtcCCAGCCCGAAAGTGGGTTTTGACGGAAATTGCAGGCCAGGTGTTAAGGGGGTTGTGCAGTTGAGCTAGATGGGGCGAGGTAATGATTGTCTAAGGAGAAGGGGGGATGGGAGAATGTAACCTTCGTCTTGAGACAAAAAAATTGTGCTGACTAGACCTGATCATCTTGAACCCCTACCCGACCTGACCCAGCCTGAAAAGAGTGGGCTTTGGGCAGAAATTTTAGGCTCGTTTTCCGGGCCCGTcttgattttaaatttttttggtcggttttgacttttgagcaactgaaagttgatattttaattGTAAAATTGCCACGGCCCGAAAACGGCCCAACACGCTCGCTATTTCTTTGGCCTGTAATAGCGGATATTGGACAGAAAATTTCAGCGCCAAGTTTCGCCTGGCCCAGCCCGAAATCAGCAGGAGTTGGACATAAATTTCAGGCCCGGTTTCGGACCCGGCCaggcccttttttttttttttgggggtgtGGGTTGACTTTTTAGCAactcaaaattgaaattttagttATTAAATTTACCTGGCCTGAAATGGGCAAAAAAAACCCGCTACTTTTTATCCAAAACAGCGGGGTTTGGACAGAAAAGTTCAGCCCCGAATTTGGCTCGTGCCAACACAATGGACATAACATTTTGGTCATGTCCCGGCCCGAACCCGTCATGACCCGATTATTAAAATCAGGTCTACTACTGACAGTTTTCCACCAAAAACGAATGCAGGATTGGGAAAAAGAAAAACAGCAAGGATTCAAGCATTCAGACTTGGCAAGCCAATGCCTAAACAGGTACATTCTTCACTGATTTCCCAGTTTCTCAAAAAATGATCATTTCCTAGTTAAAAACTCTGCTAAAAATTTGatgattttctttctttctttctttctttcttgtaTGACTTTGATTTAGATATAAGATCTACATTGAAGGATCAGCATGGTCAGTCAGTGAGAAGTACATCCTGGCATGTGATTCAGTTTCCTTGGTAGTAAAACCATTGTACTACGACTTTTTCTCCAGAAGTTTGATGCCGTTGCAACACTATTGGCCCGTTAGGGAGGATGATAAGTGTAGGTCTATTAAGTTTGCTGTTGAATGGGGGAATAAACACATTGAAAAGGTAATGGATTTTTCATAGTTTTTCAAGAGTATTTTGGTGCAATATCTTGTTGGTGTTGTAGACGTGGGAAAACTCACCTGAATCCGAAAAACCGATCCGTACCCGATTTGACCCGAAATCAACCCACATTGATCCGACCCAAAATTGAACCAGAATTGATATGACACAAAATGACCTGATACTCGAATCGACCCGAACCGACTTCACCTGAAACTAAAGGAAAACGAACCGATGTTCAATGTAAATTTTGAATCAACCTGAACTTAAAACACAAAACCGATCCGAACTGAAGAACAACTCAAGTTTACCAATAGTGTAAACTAAATAACACACTTTTTTACAAAAACTTTTAATATTAGTATTACTTGCAAACATGTGAAAAATGTAACCCTTATCGTTTAACCCTAAGCCGAAAAACCTAATCTGATATTGACTAGAAGCTAATCGCTATGACCCAAACATAACTCGATCCCACCATCAAAAAACCGAACAAAACCCGAATGAACACGAACATACCCGAACCCAACCCGAAGTAAAAGTGACCAAAATGAACCAATCCAGATGAACCCGGTCTAAACCGATCCAAACGTCCCGTTTGTCAGGTCTAGTGTTTAGTACTCCATATttcattaaaaactgaatggaatTGGCTAGTTGTGTAATTGATAATTTGATATGATCTCATGAATTTATCAGGCTCAAAGCATGGGAAAGACAGCCAGTGATTTCATCCTCGAAGATATGAAGATGGACTATGTATATGATTACATGTTACATCTGCTCACAGAATATGCTAAGCACTTAAAATTCAAACCCAGGATACCTGAAAATGCAGTTGAGCTTTGTTCAGAGATCATGGTGTGTTCTGCAGTTGGTTTAGAGAAGAAGTTTATGATGGAATCTCTTGTTAAAGGTCCTTCAGATAAAGCTCCATGCACCATGCCGCCTCCTTACGATCGGGCTGCTCTTCGGGCCCTGCTGAGGAGAGAAACAAGTGCACTGAAATTGGTGGAGAAGTGGGAGAAAGATTATTGGATTAATCAAACTAAGCATGTTTGATTTTAGACCAAGTGGTTGGAGCCTTGGTGGTAAATATGGCACTAGTGGCCCGACACCGACCCGAGGGCCGACCCAGCACGGATCGTGGGGGTGGGATTGAGTCACTTTCTTTTGAAAAAGTACAGCACGGCCTGGCCCGGCATGACAAGCACATTCAAATGAGTAAGATTAACGGGCCGGCCCGAGGATATGTGGCCATGGGTCGTACTTTGAAAATTTTGGTTCGGCCCGCCCCACATGAGCATGAAGTCATGGGCCGGGCTTGGTCCACACTTTTTTTGAAAAAGTACGAGAAATTACACTAAATTGAGTAAAATTAGGCGTATGCACGACATGTGGCCCGACCCGGCACGAGTGCAGGTGCCCCTTGCCCATATTTTTGAAATTCTCAGCCCGACCCGGCACGAGGGCATGTGCCCCTTGCCCGTATTTTTGAACTTCCTAGCCCGACATATTACAAATGGGTTCGGCATGGGCCGGGCTCGTCCAGGCCCACAACCTGAAGGATAGAAAGACCCACTACCATCTTTAGGTGCATCCATGCGCCTTCTAAAGGTCCAGGAGAATGAAGACCGTTGATCCTAAGCTCATATTTTCATAACTATGCCTCGGAAACACGGGAGATCGACGTACGTAACATCACGGCTAGGGTTGTTCATCGGTCCAAAACCGATCTGGGACCTACATTTGGCTCCAAGCACCTCTCAGGACACAAGACAATATTTCTTCACTATCTCATGTAGATGGCTTTCAACTTTCAAGTGATGGCCTGGACCAACTGTATTATGACTTATGATTTATGGGGCCACTTTGCATAATGATAATTTTAGTGGTGTAACGTATAATCAACTTAAGGTTGGACAATTTGATGTCGGGGGATGGAATATTCAAAAATAGTACTTATGGACGCTATGTGTGACATTTTATAAATGAATATTCAATAttgtaattttatattttttggcTCGAAATGATTTTTtctagcaattttttttttgcgcaaATCAGAAGATATCTATATTATATTAAAACAAATATGTCCAAGAACCAAACTTCACAAAAGATTTTTTCTAGCAATAGATGAActaaattatttcttcaaatcaAATTAACTCCTTAGGAAACGTATAGATATTTTCTCCGTTCTTTTCTGAATGATATAACTATTTAGGTACGTGTGTTTGTCAATGCAcgattttaaatattaatatattcaattatggaaaagaaaaaattataaaaagttgatatttaaaaaatatatattgggAAAAATCTAATAAGATTCCACACGACTACGTTTTTTCTTTCACAAAAGGAAATCGGAGGAACTTGTGTGAATAGTTTCCAAAACTCAATTGTGtgatgtaaataagaacggagaaagtatatcATCCGAGACGCCATAAAAGTCAAATAGCTCAATAGTACTAGACTTGTTTTTTGGATTTCTCTAGTAGAGAAAAGTACAAGTATAGGATAATTGGTTCCATTTTGCACACATATATCTTGCAGTTTTGTTCATGTGAGATCAAGGTTATTTACTCCGTATTagttgaacttatttgaactttttTAATCGGATTAAATGTTAATTAAATTTGGTAAAGTTTGTCTTTACAGAGTGGTTGCTCAATTTGTCTCTTAACTAACAGGTTGAGGATTCGAATCTCATCAT
This genomic stretch from Spinacia oleracea cultivar Varoflay chromosome 3, BTI_SOV_V1, whole genome shotgun sequence harbors:
- the LOC110782505 gene encoding uncharacterized protein; this encodes MIFRPLIQLPATSVIIAFFLLSFLVIGVFFSTHFHDFSSILQSSTHQKHSTLTNNTTKTPSNNTHRKTDIPLKCSDHNNNTTQTCPANYPSKPDPNPDTSPPPTCPEYFRWIHEDLQPWKKNGITRRMVDKAQKTANFRLVIHNGKAYIERYSEYWQKNRDVFTLWGILQLLRRYPGRVPDLELMFDCDDYPKIKKRPRRWPFDEAPSPLFRYCGDDGTRDVVFPDWSFWGWSDINIRPWEFLSKDLKEGNKKVKFTDREPYAYWKGNPLVAPHRMDLLKCNVSDKEDWNARLYVQDWEKEKQQGFKHSDLASQCLNRYKIYIEGSAWSVSEKYILACDSVSLVVKPLYYDFFSRSLMPLQHYWPVREDDKCRSIKFAVEWGNKHIEKAQSMGKTASDFILEDMKMDYVYDYMLHLLTEYAKHLKFKPRIPENAVELCSEIMVCSAVGLEKKFMMESLVKGPSDKAPCTMPPPYDRAALRALLRRETSALKLVEKWEKDYWINQTKHV